One Persicobacter psychrovividus DNA window includes the following coding sequences:
- the nrfD gene encoding NrfD/PsrC family molybdoenzyme membrane anchor subunit, translated as MQVTSPVREPLVTGGKTIHDVTEDVCSRVEQAPTKSWMVAMVASISLLLFGSYFVYRTLWDGIGMWGLNKTVGWAWDITNFVWWVGIGHAGTLISAVLLLFRQKWRTSINRAAEAMTIFAVICAAMFPLVHMGRVWIGFLWALPLPNTFGSLWVNFNSPLLWDVFAISTYFSVSLVFWYIGLIPDFGTIRDRAKNPISKAIYGALSMGWSGSAKAWMHYEAVSLILAGLATPLVLSVHTIVSFDFATSVIPGWHTTIFPPYFVAGAIFSGFAMVLTLMLVTRKVYKLEDYITMTHIEYMNYVIITTGSIVGCAYITEFFVAWYSGVEAEQYAFINRMTGPYWWAYWSMMACNVISPQAFWFKRVRRSLKLTFILSIIVNIGMWFERFVIIVTSLHRDFLPSSWAMFYPTRYDVGFYLFTFGLFFTLFFAFAKFFPVINMAEVKSVLKSSSGEIADKK; from the coding sequence ATGCAAGTAACATCACCTGTTCGCGAGCCCTTAGTTACCGGTGGAAAAACCATCCACGACGTAACCGAAGACGTTTGCTCGCGTGTGGAACAAGCCCCGACGAAATCGTGGATGGTGGCCATGGTAGCCTCCATCTCTTTGCTGCTTTTCGGCTCCTATTTTGTGTACCGTACCCTTTGGGACGGTATCGGAATGTGGGGACTGAACAAGACAGTTGGTTGGGCCTGGGATATCACCAACTTCGTTTGGTGGGTAGGTATCGGACACGCCGGTACCCTGATCTCAGCAGTATTGTTGTTGTTCCGCCAGAAATGGAGAACCTCAATTAACCGTGCGGCCGAGGCCATGACCATCTTTGCCGTAATCTGTGCGGCCATGTTCCCATTGGTTCACATGGGCCGTGTATGGATCGGTTTTCTTTGGGCTTTGCCTTTACCGAATACCTTTGGTTCACTTTGGGTGAACTTCAACTCGCCACTTTTGTGGGACGTTTTCGCGATCTCGACTTATTTCTCGGTATCGCTGGTATTCTGGTACATCGGCTTGATTCCTGATTTCGGAACCATCCGTGACCGTGCAAAGAACCCAATCTCTAAAGCCATCTACGGTGCCTTGTCTATGGGCTGGAGTGGTTCAGCTAAAGCCTGGATGCACTATGAAGCCGTTTCATTGATCTTGGCTGGTCTGGCAACACCATTGGTATTGTCGGTACACACCATTGTATCTTTTGACTTTGCGACTTCTGTTATTCCTGGATGGCATACTACCATCTTCCCGCCATACTTTGTAGCCGGAGCAATTTTCTCTGGTTTTGCGATGGTATTGACGCTGATGTTGGTTACCCGTAAGGTGTATAAATTGGAAGACTACATCACCATGACGCACATCGAGTACATGAACTACGTGATTATCACGACCGGTTCTATCGTAGGTTGTGCCTACATCACGGAGTTCTTCGTGGCATGGTACTCAGGTGTAGAAGCCGAGCAATATGCATTTATTAACCGTATGACTGGTCCTTATTGGTGGGCTTACTGGTCAATGATGGCATGTAATGTTATATCTCCTCAAGCTTTTTGGTTTAAGAGAGTTCGTCGTTCATTGAAGCTGACATTCATTTTGTCGATCATCGTGAACATCGGTATGTGGTTTGAGCGTTTCGTGATTATCGTAACGTCTTTGCACCGTGACTTCCTGCCTTCATCGTGGGCAATGTTCTACCCAACGCGGTATGACGTAGGCTTCTACCTGTTCACATTCGGTCTGTTCTTTACCCTGTTCTTTGCTTTCGCGAAGTTCTTCCCGGTAATTAATATGGCGGAGGTGAAGTCTGTTTTGAAATCTTCTTCTGGTGAAATCGCTGACAAGAAATAA
- a CDS encoding cytochrome c, with amino-acid sequence MRFSWNTLWMSALAATAMFGCTMADGDNQGVEYAPNMYHSVAYEPLKQIDNKEAGSWLSTREDGLGEFFNSNVNNPNNMNMREPVAGTVKRDENGLLPYRLPADSLEYAGKVVTNPFEKTEAMVENGRALYNKFCVQCHGGAGQGDGKVGKVFKGVPSYSKGRVAEVSEGHIFHVITHGKGRMGAHASQLNQKERWEIVTYVQQLQKQ; translated from the coding sequence ATGCGGTTTAGTTGGAACACATTATGGATGAGTGCCTTGGCAGCAACCGCAATGTTCGGTTGTACCATGGCTGATGGCGATAACCAAGGAGTGGAATATGCACCAAATATGTACCACTCTGTAGCTTATGAGCCACTCAAGCAAATTGATAACAAAGAGGCAGGATCATGGCTTTCTACCCGTGAGGATGGTTTAGGGGAGTTTTTTAACTCCAACGTAAACAACCCGAACAACATGAACATGAGGGAGCCTGTGGCCGGTACGGTGAAGCGCGACGAAAACGGCTTGTTGCCTTATCGTTTGCCTGCCGACAGCCTGGAATATGCCGGTAAAGTGGTAACGAACCCATTCGAGAAAACCGAAGCAATGGTAGAGAATGGCCGTGCCCTTTATAACAAGTTCTGTGTGCAGTGCCATGGTGGTGCCGGGCAAGGCGACGGTAAAGTAGGTAAGGTATTCAAAGGGGTGCCTTCTTATTCTAAAGGTCGTGTGGCAGAAGTTTCCGAAGGTCATATTTTCCATGTGATCACGCACGGTAAAGGACGTATGGGTGCTCACGCTTCTCAGCTGAATCAGAAGGAGCGTTGGGAGATTGTTACTTACGTTCAGCAACTGCAAAAACAATAA
- a CDS encoding DUF3341 domain-containing protein, translated as MSAPKNYLIGIYDDEDVLLHGVKKVRDNNVKIYEVFTPFPVHGLEHALGYERSRLPIAAFLFGGLGTTLALLMMTYMMGIDWPMIIGGKDHIAFPDFIPVTFELTVLLAAFGMVGTFFVMVGLKPYATAEVYDVRQTDDKHVMIVDLDKNKMDEEVLRQIIKDSGASEVNDSNRGLNNEKQQEEYAV; from the coding sequence ATGAGTGCTCCAAAGAATTATTTGATCGGCATCTATGATGATGAGGACGTGCTACTTCACGGAGTGAAGAAGGTGCGTGACAATAATGTCAAAATCTATGAGGTGTTTACACCTTTCCCTGTGCACGGGCTTGAGCACGCTTTGGGTTACGAGCGTTCTCGCTTGCCTATCGCTGCTTTCCTTTTCGGAGGACTCGGCACTACGCTGGCACTTTTGATGATGACCTATATGATGGGAATTGACTGGCCAATGATTATTGGTGGTAAAGATCATATCGCATTCCCGGATTTTATTCCCGTTACTTTTGAGCTGACGGTACTATTGGCGGCCTTTGGCATGGTAGGGACTTTCTTCGTGATGGTGGGGCTGAAGCCTTACGCCACGGCAGAAGTTTACGACGTGCGCCAAACGGATGACAAGCATGTGATGATTGTTGATTTGGACAAGAATAAAATGGACGAAGAAGTGCTTCGCCAGATTATCAAAGATTCCGGTGCTTCGGAGGTCAATGACAGCAATCGTGGTTTGAACAACGAAAAACAACAAGAAGAATATGCGGTTTAG